From a region of the Narcine bancroftii isolate sNarBan1 chromosome 5, sNarBan1.hap1, whole genome shotgun sequence genome:
- the ttc4 gene encoding LOW QUALITY PROTEIN: tetratricopeptide repeat protein 4 (The sequence of the model RefSeq protein was modified relative to this genomic sequence to represent the inferred CDS: deleted 1 base in 1 codon) — protein MFLASARKMRPKSSMVSPGRTVARADASQGRHFGAIQPFDSQLSKVKELCFMASGKAIGEDDGMDEFIEQFKEKKYEDGFTQENWEEEFEKIPMFMKKAPGELDPIKHPELACIQSLLYDEDQSPEELAKKYKNEGNQYFKEKNYKKAIVSYTEGLKRKCTDTELNVILYTNRAAAQFYLGNNRSALNDAIAARKLKPNHLKAIIRGALCHTELKNYSYAITWCDEGLQIESKEKQLLELRAKADKQKRIEERNLRKANLREKKERVQAQALLKAIQERKIKLFRSPELAGQNSDEDIEKEDNSVLRELFNGVNAENGHVVRLNENGSLIWPVLFLYPEYEQMDMISSFHEDTRFIDHLSVMFGENLPPWDTEKKYEPANLKLYFEDEQAGDLFLVDPLCTLRQLLSHPRYVVKAGNPRILILVGGSSFCEDFLLGKNLQENKLV, from the exons AGCAAGGTGAAAGAGTTGTGTTTCATGGCTTCCGGGAAAGCCATCGGCGAGGACGATGGAATGGATGAGTTCATCGAACAGTTTAAGGAGAAGAAGTATGAAGACGGCTTCACCCAGGAGAACTGGGAAGAG GAGTTTGAAAAAATTCCAATGTTTATGAAAAAAGCACCAGGAGAACTTGATCCAATCAAGCACCCAGAACTTGCCTGCATCCAGTCGTTATTATATGATGAGGATCAGTCCCCAGAAG AGCTTGCAAAAAAGTACAAGAATGAAGGAAACCAGTATTTCAAGGAAAAGAATTATAAAAAAGCTATCGTCTCATATACAGAGGGTCTGAAGAGGAAATGCACCGACACCGAACTGAATGTCATACTCTATACAAACAGAGCTGCAGCGCAATTTTACCTGG GTAATAATCGATCAGCATTAAATGATGCGATTGCAGCTCGGAAACTGAAGCCAAATCATCTGAAAGCAATAATCAGGG GTGCCCTTTGTCACACTGAATTGAAAAATTACAGTTATGCAATTACGTGGTGTGATGAAGGCCTCCAAATTGAATCAAAAGAAAAACAACTCCTTGAACTGAGAGCCAAAGCTGATAAACAGAAG CGTATCGAAGAACGTAATTTAAGGAAGGCAAACTTGAGGGAGAAGAAGGAACGGGTGCAAGCACAGGCTTTACTGAAAGCCATCCAG GAAAGAAAGATCAAATTATTTCGATCTCCAGAGTTAGCTGGTCAAAACTCTGATGAAGATATTGAAAAGGAGGATAACAGTGTATTAAGGGAACTGTTTAATGGAGTAAATGCTGAGAATGGACATGTAGTTCGCCTGAATGAAAATGGCAGCTTGATTTGGCCTGTATTATTCCTATATCCTGAGTATGAACAAATGGACATGATCTCATCTTTTCATGAAGATACTCG GTTTATTGATCATTTATCGGTAATGTTTGGTGAGAACTTGCCCCCTTGGGacacagaaaaaaaatatgaGCCAGCTAATTTGAAG CTGTATTTTGAAGATGAGCAGGCTGGGGATCTTTTCCTGGTGGACCCGTTATGCACTCTCCGACAGTTACTGAGTCATCCCAG ATACGTTGTGAAAGCCGGCAATCCAAGAATCCTAATTCTGGTTGGAGGGTCATCGTTCTGTGAAGAC TTCTTATTAGGAAAAAATCTTCAAGAAAATAAACTTGTCTAA